A single Amphiprion ocellaris isolate individual 3 ecotype Okinawa chromosome 1, ASM2253959v1, whole genome shotgun sequence DNA region contains:
- the LOC118470931 gene encoding uncharacterized protein LOC118470931, whose translation MSARLNKILESIVDLDEEQSESVVRSSERCPSAGRPSESVSTVNSRETCEKVSKQTVHEESESDDRSSHQEPATELVSAPEPATSQVRKESHSSLYLSPEEKDVVGALLLKAMAKFLCKSKGLVTSEELQLILKQLLILLDERYLSPDFITKITQEMDKISKAMAKDLERMFGSAEKLLEAATTAKDESFKDAVWMVLQVNLEAIPRPDNLRSRVSRFFLAVRRYQFSKAAKTQFDKMSACLYRFCESIVDLEDEQNEYVVRRSEESESDNRSSHQEPATELVSAPEPATSQVRKESHSSLYLSPEEKDVVSALLLKAMVKFLCKSRALVTTEELQLILKQLLILLDERYLSPDFITKITQETDEISKAMAKDLERMFGSAEKLLEAAMTAKDESFKEAVWMVLQVNLEAIPRPDNLRSRVSRFFVAVRRNYRRLKRSWVGVNIIAITIFILFFISTFRL comes from the coding sequence ATGTCGGCACGCCTGAACAAGATTTTGGAGAGTATTGTGGATCTGGACGAAGAGCAAAGCGAGTCTGTAGTCAGAAGCTCAGAAAGATGTCCTTCAGCAGGAAGGCCTTCTGAGTCTGTGTCTACAGTCAACTCCAGGGAAACTTGTGAAAAAGTTTCCAAACAGACGGTCCATGAAGAGTCTGAGTCCGATGACAGATCCTCCCATCAAGAACCAGCGACTGAACTGGTCTCTGCTCCTGAACCCGCCACTTCCCAGGTCAGAAAAGAATCACATTCTTCGCTCTACTTGTCCCCCGAAGAAAAGGATGTCGTCGGCGCTCTGCTGCTGAAGGCGATGGCAAAATTCCTCTGTAAATCCAAGGGGTTAGTCACCTCAGAGGAACTCCAGCTCATCCTGAAGCAACTGTTGATCCTTCTGGATGAACGCTACCTGTCACCTGACTTCATCACAAAAATAACCCAGGAGATGGACAAAATATCGAAGGCCATGGCGAAGGACCTTGAAAGGATGTTTGGCTCTGCAGAAAAGCTGCTGGAGGCAGCGACGACTGCAAAAGATGAATCTTTTAAGGATGCTGTGTGGATGGTTTTGCAGGTTAATTTAGAAGCCATCCCTCGACCAGACAATTTGAGATCTAGAGTCTCTAGGTTCTTCTTAGCGGTGAGAAGATATCAATTTTCCAAGGCTGCCAAAACGCAATTTGATAAAATGTCGGCATGCCTGTACAGGTTTTGTGAGAGCATTGTGGATCTGGAGGACGAGCAAAACGAGTATGTAGTCAGAAGGTCAGAAGAGTCTGAGTCTGATAACAGATCCTCCCATCAAGAACCAGCGACTGAACTGGTCTCTGCTCCTGAACCCGCCACTTCCCAGGTCAGAAAAGAATCACATTCTTCGCTCTACTTGTCCCCCGAAGAAAAGGACGTCGTCAGCGCTCTGCTGCTGAAGGCGATGGTCAAATTCCTCTGTAAATCCAGGGCGTTAGTCACCACAGAGGAACTCCAGCTCATCCTGAAGCAACTGTTGATCCTTCTGGATGAACGCTACCTGTCACCTGACTTCATCACAAAAATAACCCAGGAGACGGATGAAATATCGAAGGCCATGGCGAAGGACCTTGAAAGGATGTTTGGCTCTGCAGAAAAGCTGCTGGAGGCAGCGATGACTGCAAAAGATGAATCTTTTAAGGAAGCTGTGTGGATGGTTTTGCAGGTTAATTTAGAAGCCATCCCTCGACCAGACAATTTGAGATCTAGAGTCTCTAGGTTCTTCGTAGCGGTGAGAAGAAACTATCGCCGTTTGAAGAGGAGCTGGGTGGGAGTTAACATCATAGCGATTACaatatttatccttttttttataTCCACATTTCGTTTGTGA